DNA from Prunus persica cultivar Lovell chromosome G6, Prunus_persica_NCBIv2, whole genome shotgun sequence:
GCAATATGAAAAATTCTTATAGGTAGAACCTACAGACATTATGAATATGCACCGAGTATACGGGACAAACATCTACTGACAGTTCTGCCCCTGAACATTCCCCATGCAGGATCTTATACCTTTGACTGCAACATATAGCTAGTAGACTCTAGATCttaattcaaagaaaatttgGAGTGATGCAAACATTAGAACTTTATTTTTGAGTAGCACATAAGTTTAGTAATGCTTACCTGTCCTAAATCTACCGCAGGGTTGAGACTCTGACCACAATCGTAGATCATATCTGATCGCAGAATTGTGGTTTCTCCCGTCAGAAGATTTACCTCCACCTGTGATAGTTCATTGTTATctctataattttaaatgataGTAATTGGTATTCATCCTGATAGTATGATATTGCAGTATGACTTGCCCTGCAGTATGTAAGCATACCCTGCTGAATTCAAAAGGCACAAAAGAACTACGATATACAAGAATATGAGGAAGCAGTAAGACTGTTAAAGACAAACTTGCCTCACTCACAGCAGCGCCATAGTTAAGGTATTCCATGGAAGCAAAATCGGGGACAAAATAAGAACTTGCTGATAAGTTCACAGCTTGCAAGGATGCCTGCATTTTGAAAGAAGAATGATACAGACTGTAATGATAGTATATATCAATTTGGGaataaaggaaaatgcaaGATAGAGAGTTATTTCTGTGCCTTCAAAACCTATAAACAGAACCCAATGTCAAATAGTAGTTGTAGAAAGTTTAGAGTGTTTTTAGTTGTTGATGAGGGCAAACTTGAAACTATgataaatttcattaaataCATAAGACCACATAAGTTTTCAAAATCTCCCTCTTACTCTTCACAGCACCCTAAAAAAAGGAGTATCAATGGAGATTTAACAGCAGCACCCTAGAACAGTGCCCTATGAAGAAATTGTAGGGTGTATTGTCGCCACTTACGGTGCCTGTTTTTGTTGGACAGCTCGCCATGAAGAATTATAATGATTGCTAACCTGATGACTCAATGAGTGATTCATAGTTTTCATTTGTACTCCCATTAAAAACTTTTGGTTCGTCTTCAGTTATTCTGTCTGGGGGATTAGAAGTAgtgttttgtgttttcttttttttttttttggggtttcttGGGTACTTCCAGAGTTAGTGTGTGAACTTTTGTTGGAGTCCCATGGCAGGGTTTTGCTAActtcaaaaacaagaaattaattaagtgttaaaaagaaaacaaattgaagaaacaataaataaaaaaggattgCTATTTACACTCCCAAATATCGCATGCACTTCTCTTGGGGACTGCAAATAACTCTGGTATTATCGTAGTGTTATTTGCACTCCCACAAAGCAGTGCAGAAGTGCAAAGAAGGCCTCTCCCAAATCAAAACAGAATACCTGTTGGATAAGCGTCTCCCAGTTAGTAGAGCCCATTTTCTCCTGCAATCTTTCCTTAAGAGTAGCTAGCCTCTCAACCAAGATATTACAGCACAGTCTAACTGCCTCGCAGCTTGATTCAGATGTAGTGCTCCCAGCAGTAAATCCCCCTTGAATTAAGCTCAGTGTATCAGATTGTACCACCCGTATTTTATCCAAAAGATCTCCACTACCATCACATTGAATCGAACCAAGAGCAAAAGCAGCCATTTGTTTTACCTTCGTCCAAAGCCCTTGACCCAGTTCAATTCCTCCAACTTCAACAGCAACAGACCCATCACTTAAAATGCTTACTTTTCCTGGAGTTGGCCTCAATGACACTTCATGCACTATAGGTACCCTAGAAATTCCTCTTTTCTTCCATTTATTACACCTATTAAATTCTTTTATCATCTCAGTCCTTGGGTTGAAGCTTGAAGACTTGGCCAACTTGTCCCATATCAAAGGTATAGTATACTCTAGAGGTTCACCAGCGCTGTgctcataaaataaatcaaggcTGTACTGTGTGTGAAGATTTACACTTCTCACAGAATCCACTTCCATAGAAAGAGTAGATGCTACATGTTCAATTACAGCTTCAGCAATAAATGACCCCTGCACCTCCCCAGGGGCCCGCATAGCAGACCTACTCGGAGTGTTTGTTTTGCATAGCTTTATATCAAAAGACAGAGCACCCCAGTCATACTTCTTAAGTGCACACACTATATTGCGTGGCAATATTGGACTTATATCTGGGGACGTGCCAGCATTGATCAATATATCAAGTTGTAAAGCTGTAATCTTCCCATTAGACTTGAATCCCACACTGTAAATTATCTTCATGGGATGCCTTCCTCCTGCCATTATCATATCAACCTGGCGATTGAGATACATCCTTACAGGTTGGTGTAATTTCTGTGCTGCAAGTGCACATGCAGTTGCGACCTAAAATACCAGAATAGCAAAATAGACCTTTAGCCTCTATTTAGTAAATCAACTCATGAAAAAAAGGCAATAAACATAGACAGATGATGTACTATTATGTGTGTTAATAAGAAACATACCATTTGCATACATAATCTAAGCTTatatcattttaattttgggttCTTATCTGATGAATTAGAACATATATGTCTAAATACGCCTACAACATACTTAACGTTATATGTCTAAATGCTcatacaacatatatatatttatatatattgcatCAACAAATTTCAGCTAGTTGATAATACATAAGCTAATTCTCTAGGGAGATTCATATTAGTTTGGACCCTAGGGTGTTGGCTAGTTGTGCATTGAGACTATTTAGTATCTCTAAATAACCATCTCACATaatgataaataataataagagcctcaatttctcttctccTTGTTGCAATGCATGTAAACACattaaacaaaacagaagACAATGACTGGATTTTCCAGTAGAAATGGAgtcaattaaatataaatgaattaGTTATCAAATGTGGGTTAAGTGTTGTTACTGAATAACTCAATTTACTTGtcaaaacttaaaaacaaCTGAAATCTTATTTTCAAGTCCAATAATCAATTCTGATAAAATTGTTGGCTTAACATATATTGTTTGCCTTAGTCCCTGATAGTTTGGGTCCAACAGTTGTCCAACATAGTATCAAAGCTGGTTGTAGGTAAGGTTGGAAATATCTGTTCCTCATTCCCAACTTGTTTCTAAATTTGTAAGGTACATGGTGGGACTGCACCTGTCTGTTTCTCTCTATTTGTACCTCTCCAGATGCAAGATAGGAAGTTGTACATGCAGAGGATGTTAGCTTAATACACATTGTTGGCCCATTCTACAACAGTTCTTTTAGGGTTCAGTCGTCTAACAAAAATATCATATTTGTCACACAGTAATAACAAGTACTTAATCTAAACTAAAACTCAGCAAACCTCGGTTATAATTTAGATAATCTGTCATAGAGATGGAATATAAAAACTCCTGAAAGTAAATACTCACAGGCATGGCTTTTATGGCCTTTCCACCAAAGCCACCTCCAACCCTTCTTGTAATTACACGAACATTATTTTCAGGAATACCAAGACATTTTGAAATGACAGAGTGTGCAAACTCAGGGCACTGAATTGAACTGTAAACCACCATGCAGTTGTCTTCATCTGGTACAGCAAGGGCAGTTTGAGTCTCCATGTAGAAATAGTATTGCGAACCAAGTTTGATCTGAAAGACAGGTATGCATGGATTTGTAAATTAGTGGATGATTCTACAAAGATGTTGAAAACCAAGCCAACATTCTCTGTTATACTCATTTTCTTTCCCCATTTCATATAATCTGTTCTtgtatatacaaataaaaccaaggcgaaaagTTGAATATCCAGTATCCAAATTACTAGGAGCAGGGGAGAGTAACCCGGGAGTATTGGGATGGAAAGGGaaccagaaaacaaagaagaatgtCATATAGATGTCAAGTACCTCAGCAGAAAGAATCTTGTGATCAGCTGCGGCCATTCCATTTGATATGTCACCAACCTGTTTTGGATAGATGAAAGGAGGGACCTCAAAATAACTTGATTTCTTAACAGCCTCTTCGACAGATAGAATAGGTGGTTCTATGCCTTCCATTTCATAATCAACCACCACAAAGTTTGCAGCCAAATCTGCATGTTTCTGTGTATCTGCAAcctataaaatttattttgatgagtAAACTCAGCACACAATCccatcaaagaagaaaaagcattTGTCTGTAGTTACATTATGGGTAACACTTTACATTCATTCCAGCACTAAGCTTAATACAGACAATAACAGAATCATGCaattaccacaaaagcaattgGCTGACCAGCACATTGAGTAAGATCATCAGCAAACAGGGGTTCGGTACCAAACATAGTCTTCGACCCCACGTTCTCCCCACTGTTGGGGATATCTTTAAAAGATATCAGTGCAGAAACTCCATCTGGATGTGGTTTAGGTTTGAATTTTATTCCCTTCACTCTGGCCAAAGGCTTTGTACTATAAATGAACGCTCCATATAAGCAATTTGTCGGAGATGGAATGTCGTCTACATAGACTGCCTCCCctagaatttgattttcatgaATGAGATAAGTACTTTAGTTGTCAAGAGTTAG
Protein-coding regions in this window:
- the LOC18773222 gene encoding abscisic-aldehyde oxidase isoform X3 codes for the protein MEDLGFNSFWRKGDSKEVKIDSLPLYNHDAENCTFPEFLRNEIRSSMFLDSKRYGWYSPVSVEELQNLLKANDFSNENEMKLVVGNTGMGYYKELKCSDRYIDLRYVPELSMIKVDLTGVEIGAILTISEVIEMLRKKDKGEFPSRGEIVLNKIANHMEKIGSGFLRNTASIGGNLVMAQRKCFPSDIATILLAVDSEVGIMNGSRSEMIKLEDFLTRPPLDPKSVLLSVKIPHQEAVRQVSPETNTTLLFETYRATPRPLGNALPYLHAAFLAEVSSCKISNGIMVEHCCLAFGAYGTKHAIRARKVEEFLTGKTLTAGVLYEAIKLVRATVVPEEGTMSPAYRSSLATGFLFEFFSPLIDSESEISNGFLESHFSADSSMLKKNQRCKIPTVVTSAKQVLGLSTEYYPVGEPITKSGALLQASGEAVYVDDIPSPTNCLYGAFIYSTKPLARVKGIKFKPKPHPDGVSALISFKDIPNSGENVGSKTMFGTEPLFADDLTQCAGQPIAFVVADTQKHADLAANFVVVDYEMEGIEPPILSVEEAVKKSSYFEVPPFIYPKQVGDISNGMAAADHKILSAEIKLGSQYYFYMETQTALAVPDEDNCMVVYSSIQCPEFAHSVISKCLGIPENNVRVITRRVGGGFGGKAIKAMPVATACALAAQKLHQPVRMYLNRQVDMIMAGGRHPMKIIYSVGFKSNGKITALQLDILINAGTSPDISPILPRNIVCALKKYDWGALSFDIKLCKTNTPSRSAMRAPGEVQGSFIAEAVIEHVASTLSMEVDSVRSVNLHTQYSLDLFYEHSAGEPLEYTIPLIWDKLAKSSSFNPRTEMIKEFNRCNKWKKRGISRVPIVHEVSLRPTPGKVSILSDGSVAVEVGGIELGQGLWTKVKQMAAFALGSIQCDGSGDLLDKIRVVQSDTLSLIQGGFTAGSTTSESSCEAVRLCCNILVERLATLKERLQEKMGSTNWETLIQQASLQAVNLSASSYFVPDFASMEYLNYGAAVSEVEVNLLTGETTILRSDMIYDCGQSLNPAVDLGQIEGAFVQGIGFFMLEEYLSNSEGLVVSKGTWTYKIPSMDNIPKQFNVEILNSGHHRKRVLSSKASGEPPLLLAVSVHCATRAAIKESRKQLLQWGGLDGSASIFQLDVPATMPVVKELCGLEAVERYLEWVAGYGRKADGKCHYLCTQKDHAS